Proteins from a single region of Fischerella sp. PCC 9605:
- a CDS encoding DNA methyltransferase: MKSEKRLRWGKPMNTELRWKIGRHYLACTDSTKIEDFYPAHGCDLTFTDPPFDMDACQQFETLIKTGVIYIVAGCGNNYIRLCNYPHLQFYYEVVCLRSKPQSLSSWHGPNILHWNNAFLTHGGVDHCFDKDLVGGYFPSILGPYKNPIIGNYGKPIGYALDILKACHAQTVAEPFAGTGTTMAACEQLGKTCYAVEIQPERCQLIINRMKKMGLSVEEF; this comes from the coding sequence ATGAAAAGTGAAAAGAGGCTCAGATGGGGAAAGCCGATGAACACTGAACTCAGATGGAAAATTGGACGGCACTACTTAGCTTGTACCGACTCCACAAAAATTGAAGATTTTTATCCTGCTCATGGCTGTGATCTTACTTTCACAGACCCTCCATTTGACATGGATGCTTGTCAACAATTTGAGACTTTAATTAAAACAGGCGTAATCTACATAGTTGCTGGCTGTGGTAATAATTACATTCGTCTTTGCAACTATCCTCATCTCCAATTCTACTATGAGGTAGTTTGTCTTCGCTCTAAGCCTCAATCCCTTTCTAGTTGGCACGGGCCAAATATTTTGCATTGGAACAATGCTTTTTTAACTCATGGAGGCGTAGACCATTGTTTTGATAAAGATTTAGTTGGGGGCTATTTCCCTTCCATCCTTGGCCCCTACAAAAACCCAATTATTGGTAACTACGGTAAACCCATTGGCTATGCCTTGGATATTCTTAAAGCCTGCCATGCCCAAACCGTTGCTGAACCATTTGCTGGAACTGGGACAACAATGGCAGCCTGTGAGCAACTAGGTAAAACTTGTTATGCAGTAGAAATTCAACCTGAACGCTGCCAGCTAATTATTAACCGCATGAAAAAAATGGGTTTATCAGTAGAGGAATTTTGA
- a CDS encoding ABC transporter permease produces the protein MLAHLLNNILGNRFWALFGKEVAQLLRNRELLRIILVPPTVLIVLYGLALNPEFENLKVGITDYSHSSASREFIEVFDHTDVFVVSQYYTSEQAMIDDLANGRLTVGITIPPEFTDDIARKRTVQIQILYDAVDANTANIASNYINQLISDYNLRQLSNRLAPDSIALQQNQVQIQISVFYNPGLESSWFIVPGMFGVVLTVIGSQVASSLVVREKTAGTIEQLMMTPASNTEVILAKVCPLIILLTFDSLIALLVGRLVFGLPIRGSLLVFLSIGVLYFWVGISIGILLACYAKSEQQAQLTAFFTNPPLVLLSGALSPISSMPSFMQWLSYLNPMRYFVEVCRGVLLKGIGFETLWPQVLVLLIFATVLMTLSIRQFRRQLS, from the coding sequence AATATTCTGGGCAACCGCTTTTGGGCTTTATTTGGCAAAGAAGTCGCGCAGCTTCTTCGTAACCGCGAGCTGTTGAGAATTATTCTAGTACCACCTACTGTCCTAATAGTTTTGTACGGCTTAGCTCTTAATCCGGAGTTTGAGAACCTGAAAGTTGGCATCACTGATTATAGTCATAGTAGTGCCTCGCGCGAATTCATTGAAGTGTTTGACCACACTGATGTTTTTGTAGTTAGTCAGTACTACACTTCCGAACAAGCGATGATTGACGATTTGGCAAACGGTAGACTTACAGTTGGCATTACCATTCCTCCAGAATTTACTGATGACATTGCTCGGAAGCGCACTGTCCAAATACAGATACTCTACGATGCAGTGGATGCCAACACAGCCAATATTGCCTCTAATTACATCAACCAACTAATTAGTGACTACAACTTGCGTCAACTTAGTAACCGCCTCGCTCCAGACAGCATCGCTTTACAGCAAAATCAAGTTCAGATTCAAATTTCTGTATTCTACAATCCAGGACTAGAAAGTTCTTGGTTCATTGTGCCAGGGATGTTTGGGGTGGTACTTACGGTCATTGGTTCCCAGGTCGCCTCATCTTTAGTAGTGCGGGAAAAAACCGCAGGTACTATTGAGCAGCTGATGATGACTCCTGCCTCTAATACAGAGGTGATCCTTGCTAAAGTCTGCCCACTCATAATTCTATTGACCTTCGATTCCTTAATTGCTCTGCTTGTGGGTAGGCTAGTATTTGGTCTGCCGATCAGAGGTAGTTTACTGGTGTTCCTTTCCATTGGAGTACTCTACTTCTGGGTAGGTATAAGTATTGGCATATTACTAGCCTGCTATGCCAAAAGTGAGCAGCAAGCACAGTTAACTGCTTTTTTTACTAACCCACCTTTAGTTCTGCTATCGGGAGCCCTCAGCCCAATTTCTAGTATGCCTAGTTTCATGCAATGGCTAAGCTACCTAAATCCTATGCGCTACTTTGTAGAAGTTTGTCGCGGGGTATTGCTTAAGGGAATAGGTTTCGAGACGCTATGGCCCCAAGTGCTGGTGCTGCTGATTTTCGCTACAGTCCTGATGACCTTGAGTATTCGCCAGTTCCGACGGCAATTAAGTTAG
- a CDS encoding CRISPR-associated endonuclease Cas1, whose product MEFRSNYKIPKPPKLLEHEPLLPTLYLESDTTINLAEDPSYLYLENPEHSYSQSIFPLNAARAILAFEPVEIKPRALSALLRSQIPLILFSQSGEYLGRIEPTYTTRPDLIKAQALMQDLMQMLVWSVLRRCRRCLLLYQRHQRYHIR is encoded by the coding sequence ATGGAATTCAGATCAAATTATAAAATCCCTAAACCTCCCAAACTTTTAGAGCATGAACCGCTACTGCCGACACTCTACCTTGAAAGCGACACAACTATAAATTTAGCCGAAGATCCAAGCTACCTTTATCTTGAAAATCCCGAACATTCCTACAGCCAAAGTATCTTTCCGCTCAATGCTGCTAGGGCGATTCTGGCATTCGAGCCAGTTGAAATTAAGCCAAGAGCGCTCAGTGCTTTATTGCGATCGCAGATCCCGTTGATTTTATTTTCGCAGTCGGGAGAGTACTTGGGCAGAATCGAGCCAACCTATACTACAAGACCCGACCTCATAAAAGCTCAGGCTTTGATGCAGGATTTGATGCAGATGTTGGTTTGGAGCGTATTGCGTCGCTGCCGTCGATGTCTTCTACTTTACCAGCGTCATCAGCGTTATCACATTCGGTAA
- the cas3 gene encoding type I-D CRISPR-associated helicase Cas3' — protein sequence MQAVSGSIMYGSGLIMLIHVLPLYSRLADSEATAGDSYHQQATWDAIADPSVDAVINIAVTGDGKSYAAFGAYPNGGVIALYPTNELVRDQHRQLQSYPNQKLRIQRVTGWDLEIWARAAKDSKAQTLLNLSDADILLTNPDLFYYLHQGNYIKEFLKDGGKDRLDLWQQIDQRFQAIIFDEFHLYQPSQVSGVLNTILLMRSVGIKHKYIFLSATPNRHLIKCLELAGLNYRLINPATTVGYSSEAQTGYRQISQPIQLYLAQGDSNGSGVVRGEQWIYENINSIVNFFTQYPGSCGAIILNSIPAVKRVRRYLSTQMRELGLTVSENTGFTDKDQVEDAIAADIVVGTSTIDVGVDFRINFLIFEGHDANTFVQRFGRLGRHPGFSVYRGYALVPKYFIARMGEALAGDFWVEHVNCDRLTLNRIVREQHTEVNTFGQYYKRWSPVQALVIGQQLRHPDLNGRYLEAFNEYKSKCEQLYGANLRAVYDQCRQWSEEAAQFRLSNLIVAEARSFRGTSSLQTAVLDFTGGKETPTIKTYNLPSLLGSFRWRPLTKEEFIEKSGRQKIKLPSFVDYCSLYFEVWEINEKYEPWSFILDGDRIERSAGKITVRWGLQINTYNYELSKLNRQLSRIGIVVFIANEDPDTLRRRLRLPLHFPLYGLKENLHDRYYYYSVAFDQAALMLDAYLGQGEVIKRDMIAHHSKQVFESEIAEDDAFMAAIAQAEEEDLAWALVVDIVLDEFPKYPEELAAQHYGEAIKTGGVIAYLRHNYSNYEQVLNSRPVKSQAAYERVKERFDRAIRRQLNEK from the coding sequence GTGCAAGCAGTTAGCGGGAGCATTATGTACGGTAGTGGCTTGATCATGCTAATTCACGTTCTTCCTTTATACTCCCGCCTAGCCGACAGCGAGGCGACGGCGGGGGATTCTTATCACCAACAAGCGACCTGGGATGCGATCGCTGACCCAAGTGTTGATGCTGTTATCAATATTGCTGTCACGGGCGATGGTAAAAGTTATGCTGCATTTGGGGCATACCCCAATGGTGGTGTGATTGCTCTTTACCCAACTAATGAATTGGTGCGGGATCAGCACAGACAGCTACAAAGCTACCCCAACCAAAAACTCCGCATTCAAAGAGTGACAGGATGGGACTTGGAGATATGGGCCAGGGCAGCGAAGGATAGTAAAGCGCAAACACTTTTGAACTTGAGTGATGCTGATATTCTCCTCACCAATCCTGACCTGTTTTACTACTTGCACCAGGGAAACTACATTAAGGAGTTTCTCAAGGACGGTGGTAAAGACAGGCTAGACTTGTGGCAGCAAATCGACCAAAGATTCCAAGCAATTATCTTTGATGAATTCCACCTGTACCAACCATCTCAGGTTTCAGGGGTACTGAATACCATCCTGTTAATGCGCTCTGTTGGTATTAAGCACAAATATATCTTCCTCTCCGCCACCCCCAACAGACATTTAATTAAGTGCCTAGAACTCGCTGGACTCAACTACCGACTAATCAATCCAGCCACCACCGTGGGTTATTCCTCTGAGGCTCAAACTGGCTACCGTCAAATTTCGCAGCCGATTCAACTTTATCTTGCCCAAGGTGACAGTAATGGTAGTGGCGTGGTGCGGGGGGAGCAGTGGATTTATGAAAATATAAATTCGATTGTGAACTTTTTTACTCAGTATCCTGGTTCTTGCGGCGCTATCATCCTCAACTCTATCCCAGCCGTGAAGCGAGTACGCAGATATCTGAGTACCCAGATGCGCGAACTAGGCTTAACTGTAAGCGAAAACACAGGCTTTACAGATAAAGACCAAGTAGAGGATGCGATCGCGGCAGATATTGTCGTTGGTACATCCACAATTGACGTTGGAGTTGATTTTAGGATTAATTTCTTAATCTTTGAAGGTCACGACGCAAATACCTTTGTTCAAAGGTTTGGACGACTAGGGCGTCATCCCGGTTTTTCAGTTTACCGGGGATACGCTCTAGTACCTAAGTACTTCATTGCCAGGATGGGTGAAGCTTTAGCCGGAGATTTCTGGGTGGAACACGTAAATTGTGACCGCCTCACTCTCAACCGCATAGTACGAGAACAACACACCGAGGTCAACACCTTTGGGCAATACTACAAACGCTGGAGTCCAGTGCAGGCACTCGTAATTGGGCAACAATTACGTCACCCAGATTTGAATGGGCGATATCTAGAAGCTTTTAACGAATACAAGAGCAAATGTGAACAACTCTACGGGGCAAACTTAAGGGCAGTGTATGACCAGTGCAGACAATGGAGTGAAGAAGCAGCCCAATTCAGACTCAGTAATTTAATTGTGGCTGAAGCCCGTTCCTTTCGCGGGACAAGCAGCTTACAAACGGCGGTGTTAGATTTTACAGGAGGTAAAGAAACCCCGACCATTAAAACTTATAACCTCCCTAGTCTCTTGGGTAGTTTCAGATGGCGACCGCTGACCAAGGAAGAATTTATTGAAAAGTCCGGAAGGCAGAAAATTAAACTGCCTTCATTTGTGGACTATTGCAGTCTGTACTTTGAAGTGTGGGAAATCAACGAAAAATATGAACCTTGGTCATTTATTTTAGATGGCGATCGCATTGAACGCAGTGCCGGGAAAATTACTGTCAGGTGGGGGTTGCAAATCAATACGTACAACTATGAGTTAAGTAAACTCAACCGCCAGCTGTCTCGGATTGGCATAGTTGTCTTTATCGCCAATGAAGATCCAGACACGCTACGACGGCGGCTGCGGCTACCTCTGCATTTTCCCTTATACGGACTCAAAGAAAATCTACACGACCGCTACTACTATTACAGTGTCGCTTTTGATCAAGCAGCTTTAATGCTGGATGCCTACCTGGGGCAAGGTGAAGTTATCAAGCGGGACATGATTGCCCACCATTCTAAACAAGTATTTGAATCAGAAATTGCTGAAGATGATGCTTTTATGGCAGCGATCGCACAAGCTGAGGAGGAAGATTTAGCTTGGGCGTTGGTTGTGGATATTGTTTTAGATGAATTCCCCAAATACCCAGAGGAACTAGCCGCACAGCATTATGGTGAAGCTATTAAAACTGGTGGTGTGATTGCTTATTTGCGTCACAACTATAGCAATTATGAGCAAGTTTTAAATTCCAGACCCGTGAAGTCGCAAGCAGCGTATGAGCGAGTTAAGGAACGGTTTGATCGGGCAATTCGGAGGCAATTGAATGAAAAGTGA